The proteins below come from a single Deltaproteobacteria bacterium genomic window:
- a CDS encoding response regulator transcription factor gives MPFLGRAAMSPKTETVRQPSHRRGAGRNLPPSSSVPPEVSSDAPEQAPLRMVIADDHALFRQLLVTFMSSRSNISIVAEADRLHGLIDLVSRTSCDLLLLDLHMERNALDDLAALSRRTVVIVVTASQEAGEALTALRLGARAIVFKHEAVSTLLASIEAAVKGDTWLPAGLQSDVLETLHQRFADPLTPSEREVVHHVALGLRNTEVSRKLFVSEFTVKTHLNHIFRKLGVRNRVELTRYALHCDLTAPDQGIELTAPAFPGRAAS, from the coding sequence TTGCCGTTTCTTGGGAGAGCCGCCATGTCGCCAAAGACCGAAACCGTTCGGCAGCCGTCTCATCGAAGAGGGGCAGGGCGTAATCTGCCGCCATCTAGTTCGGTGCCGCCTGAAGTATCGAGCGACGCACCGGAGCAGGCCCCGCTTCGTATGGTTATTGCAGACGACCATGCTCTGTTCCGCCAGCTCCTTGTGACATTCATGTCTTCGCGGTCGAATATTTCGATCGTCGCCGAAGCAGATCGCCTGCACGGGCTGATTGATTTGGTGAGCCGCACCTCGTGCGACTTACTCCTCTTGGATCTCCATATGGAGCGCAACGCGCTCGACGACCTCGCCGCGTTATCTCGGCGCACGGTGGTGATTGTCGTCACCGCCAGTCAAGAGGCGGGCGAAGCGTTGACGGCGTTACGCCTGGGGGCTCGGGCGATTGTCTTCAAGCACGAGGCAGTTTCCACACTCCTCGCCAGCATCGAGGCAGCGGTCAAAGGGGACACGTGGTTGCCGGCGGGCCTCCAGTCAGATGTGCTCGAAACTCTTCACCAGCGATTTGCCGATCCGCTGACGCCGAGTGAGCGTGAGGTGGTTCACCACGTCGCCCTCGGGCTGCGCAACACCGAAGTCAGCCGTAAGCTGTTCGTCAGCGAGTTCACGGTGAAGACCCACCTCAACCACATCTTTCGCAAGCTCGGCGTGCGAAACCGCGTTGAGCTCACGCGCTACGCGCTTCACTGCGACCTCACCGCGCCGGATCAGGGGATCGAACTCACCGCCCCCGCCTTTCCTGGGCGGGCAGCAAGCTGA
- a CDS encoding type II toxin-antitoxin system PemK/MazF family toxin: protein MDNRWTSLALVCPITSHIKGYPFEVGIPHGLPVSGVVLANHAESADWQARAAHFSARAPEHVMAEVTAKLRPLLRM from the coding sequence ATGGACAATCGGTGGACAAGTCTCGCGCTGGTGTGCCCGATCACCAGTCACATCAAAGGGTACCCGTTCGAAGTCGGGATCCCTCACGGCTTACCGGTGTCCGGAGTCGTATTGGCGAACCACGCAGAGAGCGCCGACTGGCAGGCGCGGGCTGCCCATTTTTCGGCAAGGGCGCCGGAGCACGTCATGGCCGAAGTGACCGCAAAGTTGCGTCCCTTGCTCAGAATGTGA
- the ddlA gene encoding D-alanine--D-alanine ligase: MGTLRVGILFGGRSSEHEISLRSARSVVQALDRRRFTPTLIGIDHQGRWHVLSDEQFLAITNATLPALTDGGPEVMLPPSPSDGELLEMIPRTPLDHLDVVFPILHGAFGEDGTVQGLLELANIPYVGAGVLGSAIGMDKDVQKRLLRDAKIPVVPFAAIAQRQWQSAPDEARRAAAALGYPVFVKPANAGSSVGVSKVKHDAELADAITAAFAYDTKILIEKGLDAREIECSVLGNETPEASLPAEVCPQAEFYSYQAKYIDEHGATFEIPAKLSVAQTAAVRNLAVRTFQVLSCEGMARVDFFIDREDQTTLYVNELNTIPGFTNISVYPKLWEVSGLSYTDLISRLLDLAIERHARRQQLQTFYRPALR, encoded by the coding sequence ATGGGCACGCTACGGGTAGGGATTCTTTTCGGCGGACGATCGAGCGAGCATGAAATCTCGCTGCGCTCGGCGCGCTCTGTCGTCCAGGCGCTCGATCGCCGCCGATTTACGCCGACGCTCATCGGCATCGATCACCAGGGGCGCTGGCACGTCCTCAGCGATGAGCAATTCCTCGCGATCACCAACGCGACCCTGCCCGCGCTAACCGACGGCGGGCCGGAAGTCATGCTGCCGCCGAGCCCGTCGGATGGCGAATTGCTCGAAATGATTCCGCGCACGCCGCTCGATCATCTGGACGTCGTATTCCCGATCTTGCACGGCGCCTTCGGCGAAGATGGCACCGTGCAGGGTCTACTCGAACTGGCCAACATCCCGTATGTCGGCGCCGGCGTACTGGGTTCCGCGATCGGCATGGACAAGGACGTGCAGAAGCGCTTGCTGCGTGACGCGAAAATTCCGGTCGTGCCGTTCGCCGCTATCGCGCAGCGGCAGTGGCAGTCCGCACCGGATGAGGCGCGCCGCGCGGCAGCCGCCCTCGGCTATCCGGTGTTCGTGAAACCGGCGAACGCCGGTTCGTCGGTGGGTGTGAGCAAGGTGAAGCACGATGCCGAACTCGCCGATGCCATCACCGCTGCGTTTGCGTACGACACCAAGATCCTGATCGAGAAGGGTCTCGATGCGCGCGAGATCGAGTGCTCGGTGTTGGGCAACGAAACGCCGGAGGCGTCACTCCCCGCGGAAGTGTGCCCGCAGGCCGAGTTCTATTCGTACCAAGCCAAGTACATCGACGAACACGGCGCAACGTTCGAGATCCCCGCGAAGCTCAGCGTCGCGCAGACCGCCGCGGTGCGCAACCTCGCCGTACGCACGTTTCAAGTTTTGAGTTGCGAAGGGATGGCGCGCGTCGACTTCTTCATCGATCGCGAAGATCAGACAACGCTCTACGTCAACGAGCTCAACACCATCCCTGGCTTCACCAACATCAGCGTCTACCCGAAGTTGTGGGAAGTGTCCGGCCTTTCGTACACCGATTTGATCTCACGCTTGCTCGATCTGGCGATCGAGCGCCACGCGCGGCGCCAGCAGCTGCAGACGTTCTATCGCCCGGCCCTGCGCTGA
- the aroQ gene encoding type II 3-dehydroquinate dehydratase — protein MPTKPRSRSRTASTWRVLVVHGPNLNLIGTREPDVYGRETLADIETRLRELSAELGVTLETFQSNSEGALVDRIHAARGAADGILINPGAYTHTSIALRDALLAVELPTVEVHLSNVHRREEFRRLSLIAPVAVGQVLGFGGNSYLLGLRALVGELTRAPQRRAGR, from the coding sequence ATGCCTACGAAGCCTCGATCCCGATCGCGTACCGCCTCGACGTGGAGAGTGTTGGTTGTTCACGGTCCCAATCTGAATCTCATCGGCACCCGCGAGCCCGACGTATACGGGCGCGAGACGCTCGCCGATATCGAAACGCGATTACGAGAGCTGAGCGCCGAACTCGGCGTGACGCTCGAGACGTTTCAGTCCAATAGCGAAGGCGCGCTCGTCGACCGCATCCACGCGGCGCGCGGTGCCGCCGACGGCATTCTGATCAATCCGGGCGCCTACACCCACACCAGCATCGCCTTGCGCGATGCCCTGCTCGCGGTCGAGTTACCCACCGTCGAGGTCCACCTATCCAACGTACACCGGCGCGAGGAGTTCCGCCGCCTGTCGTTGATTGCCCCAGTGGCGGTCGGTCAAGTGCTCGGCTTCGGCGGCAACAGCTACCTGCTCGGGTTGCGCGCGCTGGTCGGCGAACTCACGCGCGCGCCTCAGCGCAGGGCCGGGCGATAG
- a CDS encoding Ig-like domain-containing protein, producing MIQRMVQAVALALLVTFVTACGGGGGGGGGGGGGDPTPSDRRNQVTDSTGRLTLTVGTVALTAGDSTAFVVTVRDTHGHPLPGAAVAADGGPALGVTFLNNITDQNGQARGSIFGVSLGLSSLAIEVPEEGLHVFINVRVSPAAPIPGQPTPTELPGQPTRTPLPAALVRTIVMETEPFSISAATGGSITITAIAFDADNSPVNNVEILFDFEPKQGVLRPPTAVTSTVDGQVGVAQTTITYDPSVAAPGTVTVTATAANISGHVTFSILSGTSPKPAATLLLQISTNSIGTESGGQAALTATVFDADNVPINDVNVLFLTTIGEVIPLTDSTKTVGSQGGVARATLNVPAGAAVKVTTGGLILPYDISARAGGVTGTAEIFVVPGRGVGIGLGQGGKPGEPTSITLGASPSRVRARGTGGPELSNVSATVFDNNGQRLKNIADGPDKKDVKVTFSIVQPSATGAGLVPNNDGTLTQPADGAGNAQLQLRAGHGLGTVTIRAEVPTLLGVGTEDCQAPVNAGLQCIAASKPLVTVTAGTSGRVSLVINDVSVDLNDGSRLTTLSAIITDEQGNIVEDGTPAFFEVVTDPSDPTDPARRLGIQGFSATNDPPPCDVAQFVPQTGRPVTIEPGDAITCLKFPANMAGANIRLRAESRGVETTETLTLPGVVANLSLSPRPSRVVVTEDQSATVQITAEAFDTSGAPVRNVRIRFLSTVGDFEDGALALTDRDGLASVPLTIPAGTPAGSATIEAFGGGIPNGLGPIKILSIVNQTGPVGPAGTPQSVTFVGASPDTIGVKDSGFPQQSVVAFKVIDSQGTPLSGVSVHFSITHLGGETLTEIEATTDGSGIAQTSVISGTRAAPIRVTASVDRDNNGSIDLVTQSDAVSVMGAPPTFNRFSLAAQFLNVAGRVKFGYDDQIFAFLNDRFGNPVPPGTAVNFYTNGASVGSVLPTNSTGRAEGTLISEGKIEGIPPTGIVTTLAVTRGEEPFVDTNGNGVYDLGEPFTDVPEPFIDFNGNGRFDAPEQFTDTNGNGRYDSGEPFTDSNGNGQYDDNRFEMFIDVNDNGVWDAAQSPGVWQSDALIFADIDVTFSARTDAVLTPTSFSIADGGSQAFSLLVGDFTHNPLVGGSSINISIVGTDARLVGIQPSTILPDGESFNALIHNLNQFDFQVVDNNPGKRTAPQALTVNVNIVSPVTSAAPGGNEDVFLTANGVLEAVATAVPTPTPTVTPTPTLTPTPSATSTPSATPTNTLTATPTVTPPPRALIFVSAEPAVIGVQGSGLAAQSTLTFKVTDAQAHPIPGVAVQFNLTSLGGESVSPAQAVSNDSGQVQTVLTSGQRAVSVRVTASVVGSPGVTTQSTQVKIVGAPPTFNRMSAAAKFLNIAGRVTLGLEDQITVFLNDRFGNVVPVGTSVSFFANGSSVISVTSTDEQGRATGILVSEGGSLPPDGVIRVLVVTGGEEPFIDTNGNGVYDVGEPFTDIAEPFIDVNGNGQYDPDNPFESFIDTNQNGVWDPTQGPGEWNGDALIWTVVPVTFSARTVLEVLHEDTPDNFVSGPFSISDGGSIRFRVIVRDKDGNPIVGGSKVAIQLTGSLALQGVTSPITIPDGETLDPSDKLQEGLNQFTFSVTDTQLGNFTDEAVAVAVTVTSDVTAVAPGGNGSVNLSVNGISFAVPTPTPINTNTPVQTRTATSTSPPTNTGTITRTPTDTPTPTLTVTSTGTPVARSISFVSVDPASIGVSGSGLPEQSTLTFRVTTGQAQPAGGVLVQFALTGSNALGGASLDPIQAITDSAGLVHTVLTSGNRATSIRVTASVASNPTITTQSTPVNIIGGIPAANRFSFSAQFLNIAGRVTFGLQDVVTAFVNDRFGNAVPAGTAVTFQSNFASLVDVSPTDAQGRARATLLSEGQSPPDGIVTLLAYTRGEKQFEDLNGNGVADPGEPVTPLAEPFFDENGNGIRDAGENFIDVNGNNIWDVDQEPVGQFSADALVFDTGRLTFSAHTQLSMLPGGFSIPDGGTQTFEVRMADLDNNPLVGGTTVNISVSAGLSLLGPASFVLPDTETFGATVDGINHFFFTVADAQPGQGTFIQPVSVTVSIVSPSSGTAPGGNGSTSISSNGSLLPLPTQTPTITPTNTALPTATPTPVPPAIIPNQSTLFAGSGAPPTACNGATQTFVVTGGAPPFTVFASGGCASVASVPTSGGSFVFTAGNTLGDFTVTVTDAIGRTTSAGVHIQGQPTPTDTVTPTVTNTLPPTISPTPTITATPTPGAEFIQLDLVEDRASNNGDGTFTTAISALVTTSTGQAIGDGVAVQFSILTPIAGVSVTSPGLTGQAAPCTLGFVVVSQPGDALSCIKYVQALAGTSITVHAAVMKSDGTFATRDRVIVLPDLRPTATPTKTLTPTITGTPTNTATITATVTNTVTQTATITQTPTRTATLTKTPTATPGAANILVDLLDNQGSNNGDGTFSTVVSAVVTDQFGALVGDGIPVQFSVVTPVAGEGVTSPGLTGFTLAANPQPCSVGFPVSAQPGDALACVKYAQSLAGQSIKIMAQVQKADGMFISAMVQFTLPDLRPTPTPTKTLTPTVTGTPTNTVTVTATVTSTVTQTPTVTQTITRTPTNTPGAANVVVSLATSLSTDNGDGTLTTIISALVTTSTGAVLNGVSTTFSLTIPAQVMPPAVGSVSVTSPSITGAAPPCDVGTLTITAQPGDALTCVKYLTGNAGKLVSITATVPAAGGGTISSGATTITLPPPPP from the coding sequence ATGATTCAACGGATGGTCCAGGCCGTAGCGCTCGCGCTGCTGGTCACGTTTGTCACCGCCTGTGGCGGTGGCGGTGGTGGCGGCGGTGGCGGTGGAGGTGGAGATCCGACTCCGTCGGACCGGCGCAACCAAGTCACCGATTCGACCGGCCGACTCACGCTGACGGTCGGTACCGTCGCCCTGACTGCCGGCGACTCCACTGCGTTCGTGGTCACGGTACGCGATACACACGGGCATCCTTTGCCCGGTGCTGCGGTTGCCGCCGATGGTGGCCCGGCCCTCGGGGTCACCTTCCTGAACAACATCACCGACCAGAACGGCCAGGCTCGCGGCTCGATTTTCGGTGTATCGCTCGGATTGTCGAGCCTCGCGATAGAGGTGCCCGAAGAAGGGTTACACGTATTCATCAACGTGCGCGTGTCCCCGGCAGCGCCGATTCCAGGGCAACCGACGCCAACCGAACTGCCTGGCCAGCCGACGCGCACGCCGCTGCCGGCGGCGTTGGTGCGCACGATCGTGATGGAAACCGAGCCGTTCTCGATCAGCGCGGCGACCGGCGGTTCGATCACCATCACCGCCATCGCCTTTGACGCGGACAACTCGCCGGTCAACAACGTCGAGATTCTGTTCGACTTCGAACCCAAGCAGGGAGTCCTGCGGCCGCCCACGGCGGTAACGAGTACGGTTGATGGGCAGGTCGGCGTCGCTCAGACCACGATCACCTACGATCCCAGTGTCGCCGCCCCCGGCACGGTGACCGTCACCGCGACGGCCGCGAACATTTCAGGTCACGTGACCTTCAGTATTCTGTCGGGCACCAGCCCGAAGCCGGCGGCGACGCTGTTGCTGCAGATCAGCACCAATAGCATTGGCACCGAGAGCGGCGGCCAAGCCGCCCTTACGGCGACGGTCTTTGATGCGGACAACGTTCCGATCAACGACGTCAACGTGCTGTTCCTCACCACTATCGGTGAAGTAATCCCACTGACTGACTCGACGAAGACCGTTGGCAGCCAGGGCGGCGTCGCGCGCGCGACCCTCAACGTTCCCGCCGGCGCCGCGGTGAAGGTGACGACGGGGGGACTGATTTTGCCCTACGACATTTCCGCGCGGGCAGGTGGAGTCACCGGTACCGCCGAGATTTTCGTAGTGCCGGGACGCGGCGTCGGTATCGGCCTCGGGCAAGGTGGTAAACCTGGTGAGCCCACGAGCATCACGCTCGGCGCCAGCCCTAGTCGCGTGCGCGCGCGGGGCACCGGTGGTCCCGAGCTGTCCAACGTCTCCGCGACCGTGTTTGACAACAACGGCCAACGCTTGAAGAACATCGCTGACGGGCCCGACAAGAAGGACGTCAAGGTCACCTTCAGTATCGTCCAACCCAGCGCCACGGGCGCGGGGCTCGTCCCGAACAACGACGGCACGTTGACGCAGCCCGCCGATGGTGCCGGCAATGCGCAGCTCCAGTTGCGCGCCGGTCATGGCCTGGGCACGGTTACGATACGGGCCGAAGTTCCAACCCTGCTCGGAGTCGGAACCGAGGATTGTCAGGCGCCGGTCAACGCCGGGTTGCAGTGCATCGCCGCATCCAAACCCTTGGTAACCGTTACAGCCGGCACCTCTGGGCGCGTGAGCTTAGTCATCAACGACGTATCCGTTGATCTCAATGATGGCTCGCGACTGACCACACTGTCGGCGATCATCACCGATGAACAAGGAAACATCGTCGAGGACGGTACCCCCGCTTTCTTTGAAGTCGTCACCGATCCCAGCGATCCGACCGATCCGGCGCGGCGCCTTGGCATCCAGGGCTTCTCGGCCACGAACGACCCGCCGCCCTGCGACGTCGCCCAGTTCGTTCCGCAAACTGGACGGCCCGTCACGATCGAACCGGGCGATGCCATCACGTGCTTGAAATTCCCCGCAAACATGGCCGGCGCCAATATCCGGCTGCGTGCCGAGTCGCGCGGCGTGGAAACAACCGAGACATTGACGCTACCGGGTGTCGTTGCGAATCTGAGTTTGTCGCCGCGGCCGAGCCGGGTAGTGGTCACCGAGGATCAGTCGGCGACCGTGCAGATCACGGCCGAAGCGTTCGATACCAGCGGAGCGCCGGTTCGCAACGTCCGCATCCGTTTCTTGTCGACGGTCGGTGATTTTGAAGACGGCGCGTTGGCGCTCACCGACCGCGACGGACTCGCGAGTGTTCCGTTGACGATTCCAGCTGGGACGCCGGCGGGCAGTGCAACCATCGAAGCCTTCGGTGGTGGTATCCCGAATGGGCTTGGTCCGATCAAGATCCTCAGCATCGTGAATCAGACCGGGCCAGTCGGCCCCGCTGGAACGCCGCAGAGCGTGACGTTCGTGGGTGCGTCGCCCGACACCATTGGCGTAAAGGATTCCGGTTTCCCGCAGCAATCGGTGGTCGCCTTCAAGGTCATCGATAGCCAGGGCACGCCGCTCAGCGGTGTGTCGGTGCATTTCAGCATCACCCACCTCGGTGGCGAGACCCTCACGGAGATCGAGGCCACCACCGACGGCTCGGGTATCGCGCAAACCTCGGTCATCAGCGGCACCCGCGCCGCACCGATCCGCGTCACCGCGTCCGTAGACCGCGACAACAATGGATCAATCGATCTGGTCACACAGTCGGATGCAGTGAGTGTCATGGGCGCGCCGCCGACGTTCAACCGCTTTAGCTTGGCCGCGCAGTTCCTCAACGTCGCGGGCCGCGTGAAGTTCGGTTACGACGATCAAATCTTCGCCTTCCTCAATGACCGCTTCGGCAACCCGGTGCCGCCGGGTACCGCGGTGAATTTCTACACCAACGGGGCCAGCGTCGGGAGCGTGCTTCCGACCAACAGCACGGGCCGCGCGGAAGGCACCCTGATCTCCGAAGGGAAGATCGAGGGCATTCCGCCGACCGGGATTGTCACCACCCTGGCCGTGACCCGCGGCGAGGAGCCGTTCGTCGATACTAACGGCAACGGTGTGTACGATCTCGGGGAACCGTTTACCGACGTCCCCGAACCGTTCATCGATTTCAATGGCAACGGCCGCTTTGACGCGCCGGAACAGTTTACCGACACGAATGGCAACGGCCGCTACGACAGCGGGGAACCGTTCACCGACAGCAACGGCAACGGCCAGTACGACGATAATCGCTTCGAGATGTTCATCGACGTGAATGACAACGGCGTCTGGGACGCAGCTCAGAGTCCGGGTGTGTGGCAGAGTGATGCGCTGATCTTCGCGGACATTGACGTGACATTTTCTGCCCGCACGGACGCCGTGCTCACGCCGACGTCTTTCTCCATCGCCGACGGTGGAAGCCAAGCCTTCTCGCTGCTGGTGGGGGACTTCACGCACAACCCACTGGTTGGTGGATCCAGCATCAATATTTCAATCGTCGGCACAGATGCGAGGCTCGTCGGTATTCAGCCGTCGACCATCCTTCCCGATGGGGAGTCTTTCAACGCGCTCATCCACAATCTCAACCAGTTCGACTTCCAAGTGGTCGACAACAACCCGGGCAAACGAACCGCACCGCAGGCGCTCACCGTGAACGTGAACATCGTGTCCCCGGTCACCAGCGCCGCTCCGGGAGGCAATGAGGATGTCTTCCTCACCGCTAACGGTGTGCTGGAAGCCGTGGCGACGGCAGTACCCACGCCGACTCCAACCGTCACGCCGACGCCGACACTGACGCCAACACCGAGCGCGACATCGACACCGAGCGCAACGCCGACCAATACGTTGACGGCAACGCCAACCGTTACCCCGCCGCCGCGCGCACTCATCTTTGTCAGCGCTGAGCCAGCCGTCATCGGCGTACAAGGCTCCGGGCTGGCGGCGCAATCGACGCTGACGTTCAAGGTCACGGATGCACAAGCGCACCCCATTCCCGGCGTCGCGGTACAATTCAACCTGACCTCGTTGGGCGGTGAAAGCGTTTCGCCGGCGCAAGCGGTCTCGAACGACTCAGGTCAAGTGCAGACCGTGCTCACCAGCGGTCAACGCGCCGTGTCGGTGCGGGTGACCGCTTCAGTGGTGGGTAGTCCTGGAGTCACTACGCAATCAACGCAAGTGAAGATCGTCGGCGCCCCACCGACCTTCAACCGCATGAGCGCCGCCGCGAAGTTCCTGAATATCGCGGGCCGCGTCACGCTTGGTCTCGAAGACCAGATCACCGTCTTCCTCAACGACCGCTTTGGCAACGTGGTCCCGGTCGGTACCAGCGTGAGCTTCTTCGCCAACGGCAGCAGCGTCATCAGTGTCACATCGACGGATGAGCAAGGCCGCGCTACCGGCATCCTGGTCAGCGAAGGTGGCTCGTTGCCGCCGGACGGTGTGATCCGTGTGCTCGTAGTCACGGGCGGGGAAGAACCTTTCATCGACACCAACGGAAACGGCGTGTACGACGTCGGAGAACCCTTCACGGACATCGCGGAACCGTTCATCGATGTGAATGGCAACGGGCAGTACGACCCCGACAATCCGTTCGAGTCCTTTATCGACACCAACCAGAACGGTGTCTGGGATCCGACGCAAGGTCCTGGCGAGTGGAACGGCGATGCGTTGATCTGGACTGTTGTGCCAGTGACGTTCTCGGCCCGCACCGTCCTCGAGGTGTTGCACGAGGATACGCCGGACAATTTCGTATCCGGCCCGTTCTCGATTTCTGATGGCGGCAGCATCCGCTTCCGCGTGATCGTCCGCGACAAGGACGGCAATCCGATCGTTGGCGGATCGAAAGTCGCGATCCAGCTGACCGGGAGCCTAGCCCTGCAGGGGGTTACCTCGCCGATCACGATTCCAGATGGAGAGACCCTCGATCCGTCCGACAAGCTGCAGGAGGGGCTCAATCAATTCACCTTCTCTGTTACCGACACGCAGTTGGGCAACTTCACTGATGAGGCCGTCGCCGTCGCCGTGACTGTGACCTCCGATGTGACCGCGGTTGCTCCCGGCGGCAACGGATCGGTCAATCTTTCCGTGAACGGCATCAGCTTCGCCGTGCCCACGCCGACTCCGATCAACACGAACACGCCAGTACAGACCCGTACGGCTACGTCGACCTCTCCGCCGACGAATACGGGGACGATCACTCGAACCCCGACGGACACGCCGACCCCGACGTTGACGGTGACTTCGACTGGTACACCGGTGGCGCGCTCGATCTCGTTCGTCAGCGTCGACCCTGCCAGCATCGGCGTCAGCGGTTCGGGTCTTCCCGAGCAGTCGACTCTCACCTTCCGTGTCACCACGGGCCAGGCGCAGCCGGCCGGTGGAGTGCTGGTGCAGTTTGCATTGACCGGCTCGAACGCGTTGGGTGGAGCGAGCCTTGATCCGATCCAGGCGATCACTGATAGCGCCGGCCTCGTGCATACGGTGCTCACCAGCGGCAATCGCGCGACCAGCATCCGGGTTACTGCATCGGTCGCTTCGAATCCGACCATCACGACGCAATCGACGCCAGTGAACATCATTGGAGGCATCCCTGCCGCCAATCGGTTCAGCTTCTCCGCGCAGTTCCTCAATATCGCCGGCCGCGTCACCTTCGGCCTGCAAGACGTCGTCACGGCGTTCGTCAACGACCGCTTTGGCAACGCAGTGCCAGCCGGAACGGCGGTAACGTTCCAGAGTAACTTCGCCAGTCTGGTCGACGTGAGTCCGACCGATGCGCAGGGCCGCGCCCGCGCAACGCTACTCAGCGAAGGCCAATCGCCGCCGGACGGCATCGTCACGCTGCTCGCGTATACCCGTGGCGAGAAGCAGTTTGAAGATCTCAACGGAAACGGCGTGGCGGATCCGGGTGAACCGGTGACGCCGCTGGCCGAGCCGTTCTTCGACGAGAACGGCAACGGCATTCGCGACGCCGGTGAGAATTTCATCGACGTGAACGGCAACAATATCTGGGACGTCGATCAGGAGCCGGTCGGGCAGTTCAGCGCCGATGCGTTGGTGTTCGATACCGGACGGTTGACCTTCTCCGCACACACACAGCTGAGCATGCTGCCGGGTGGGTTCAGTATCCCTGATGGCGGTACCCAGACGTTCGAAGTTCGGATGGCCGACCTCGACAACAACCCGCTGGTTGGTGGCACCACCGTCAACATCAGTGTGAGCGCCGGTCTCTCGTTGCTCGGACCCGCGAGCTTCGTGCTGCCGGATACCGAAACATTCGGCGCCACGGTCGACGGCATCAACCACTTCTTCTTCACCGTGGCAGATGCGCAACCGGGTCAGGGAACGTTCATACAGCCGGTGTCGGTGACGGTTTCGATTGTCTCTCCATCGAGCGGCACGGCTCCGGGAGGAAATGGCAGTACGAGTATATCCAGCAACGGGTCGCTGCTGCCGTTGCCGACCCAGACGCCGACGATCACGCCGACGAATACAGCACTTCCGACGGCGACGCCGACGCCAGTGCCACCGGCGATCATCCCGAACCAGAGCACCCTGTTTGCCGGCAGTGGTGCGCCGCCCACCGCGTGTAACGGTGCGACGCAGACCTTCGTCGTGACCGGTGGCGCTCCGCCATTCACTGTGTTCGCCAGCGGCGGTTGCGCCAGCGTCGCCAGTGTTCCCACTTCCGGTGGCTCGTTCGTCTTCACCGCCGGCAACACCCTCGGTGACTTCACGGTGACCGTGACCGATGCGATCGGACGCACGACATCGGCAGGGGTCCATATCCAGGGACAGCCCACGCCAACCGATACGGTGACCCCGACGGTAACCAACACGTTGCCGCCGACGATTTCGCCGACGCCAACGATCACGGCCACCCCAACGCCGGGGGCCGAGTTCATTCAGTTGGATCTGGTCGAGGACCGCGCCAGCAACAACGGCGACGGGACGTTTACGACCGCGATCAGTGCGCTCGTGACGACCTCAACTGGTCAAGCGATCGGGGACGGCGTCGCCGTCCAGTTCAGCATCTTGACCCCGATCGCGGGCGTCTCGGTAACCAGCCCAGGCCTGACGGGCCAAGCGGCGCCCTGTACGCTGGGCTTCGTCGTCGTATCGCAGCCTGGCGACGCGTTGTCGTGCATCAAGTACGTACAGGCCTTGGCGGGTACGAGTATCACGGTGCATGCGGCCGTGATGAAGTCCGACGGTACCTTCGCAACGCGCGACCGCGTGATCGTGCTGCCTGACCTGCGTCCAACGGCTACGCCAACCAAGACGTTGACGCCGACCATCACCGGCACACCAACCAACACGGCGACGATCACGGCAACGGTGACCAACACCGTGACCCAGACGGCCACGATCACGCAGACACCAACCCGCACCGCCACGCTGACCAAGACGCCGACGGCGACGCCAGGTGCGGCAAACATCCTGGTCGATTTGCTGGACAACCAGGGCAGCAACAACGGCGACGGTACGTTCTCCACGGTGGTCAGCGCCGTGGTCACTGATCAATTCGGCGCGCTAGTCGGCGACGGGATTCCGGTCCAGTTCAGCGTCGTGACCCCGGTTGCCGGCGAGGGCGTGACCAGTCCGGGCCTCACCGGATTTACGCTGGCGGCGAACCCGCAGCCGTGCTCCGTTGGCTTCCCAGTGTCAGCGCAGCCCGGTGACGCACTGGCTTGCGTGAAGTATGCACAGAGCCTGGCGGGTCAGTCGATCAAGATCATGGCCCAAGTCCAGAAGGCCGACGGTATGTTCATTTCGGCGATGGTGCAGTTCACGCTGCCCGACCTGCGGCCGACGCCAACGCCGACCAAGACGTTGACGCCGACAGTCACCGGGACGCCGACCAATACGGTGACGGTCACCGCTACTGTAACCTCCACGGTGACCCAGACCCCGACGGTCACGCAAACGATCACGCGGACGCCGACGAATACACCAGGAGCGGCGAACGTCGTGGTCAGCTTGGCCACTAGTCTGAGTACAGACAACGGCGACGGGACGTTGACGACCATCATCAGCGCGCTCGTCACCACCAGCACCGGTGCGGTACTCAACGGCGTATCGACGACGTTCAGCCTCACGATCCCGGCGCAGGTCATGCCGCCAGCGGTCGGGAGCGTGTCGGTAACCAGTCCGAGCATCACGGGCGCGGCGCCGCCATGCGATGTGGGAACACTGACGATCACCGCCCAGCCCGGAGATGCGTTGACCTGCGTGAAGTACCTGACCGGCAACGCGGGCAAGCTGGTATCGATCACCGCCACCGTTCCGGCGGCTGGCGGCGGAACGATATCGAGCGGGGCAACCACGATTACGTTGCCACCGCCACCACCATGA